GGACTTCTTCAATCGGCTGCACGAATGTCGGATGGTCTGCCAGCAGTGGTTCCGGATTTTTGAGCAGTTTCAACTGGTTCTGATACACCCGCGCCGGTTCATCGGCAGTCACAGACTGAAACGCGGAAAATAATATGACCGCGAGGCAGAAGAATGAAACGTTCCATTTTCGAAGCTGTGTCATCACTTTTCTTCCTGTGTTCTCGTAAGAGCGGACGATGAGCTGTCTGTAATCAAAGCCTGTTTCTGTTGATGTTACTCTATTTCTTTGTTTGTAAATACTGAAACAGATCACGCACCTGCTGCGGCGTCAGTTTTTTCAGCAGGTCTTCCGGCATCAGCGAAACGGGAGACGCTTTGAGTTCCTCAATATCCGCTCTGCTGACCGTGGTGCGTTCATTTTTGGCATTGAGCAGCGTGACACTGGCGGGGCTTTCCTCTACCAGCAGGCCGGTCAACACGCGTCCGTTAATGGTGACCAGAATGTAGTTCAAATATTCTTTGCGGATCTGCGTGTTCGGATCAACAATGCTGACCAGCAGGAAACTCTGATCCTGCCGATTCGCTTTGGTGAGATCCGGCCCGATCTCCTTGCCGTCATCATTTAGCTTATGGCAGGTCGCACACTGTTTCTCGAACAGCAGTTTGCCCTGCGCCAGATTGCCCGAACCGGCGCGCAGGTCGTTCGAGATGCGCCGGATCTCGGCCAGTTTTTCTTCCGGCGTTCCCGCGCGAATATTTCCCCAGTGCTTTCGTACCAGTTCATTCAGCCGGGGATCATTGTGTAAGGCCACCCGTCGTAACTGATCGGCGGAAACTTCTGTCAGGGGATAAGTGCCGTCATCGATTACTTTTAAAAAGACGAGTGCAGAATCTGCGCGGCCCAGCAGGACATCGCGGGTATGAGATCGCAGAGTTGCATCCATCTTTTCATACTGAGCCAGCAGACGCTCGGTAATCCGTTCATCAGAGAAGCGGCTCAACAGATTGAGTGCCGCCCGTTGAATGGAGGGCGTTTCCGAACCATCCACCAGCTTTAACACCCTGTCCCGACATTCCTGGGATTCCCCCAGTTCCTGCAGGATCGCCAGCATGTCTAAACGTGTTTTTTCTGTGCGTGTTTTATCTGTCGCCAGGTTCAGGGCACGATCATAAGCGGCCTTGCTACCCAGCCGCATGGCGACGCGAATGAGGAGCGGGTCGGTTGTGTTGTCATTCCAGATTGTCGCGAGCTGGTCGGCCAATTCCGGGGGAAGAGTTTTGAGCCGCGTGACCTGATTCGATTGTTCCACGCGGCTGATAGCAGCGATATTTCCGTATTTTGGTCCCAGGGGAAGTCCGGGCAGACGTTCGCGGCCCAGCATTTTCAACCCGGCATCCAATTCGGTCAGCATACGTCTGCGTTCGCCTTCCTCCGGTGCCGTTGCCAGCAGTCGGGCACAGGCAGCCAGACTTGCGTTGCTGCCTTCGCCGGCATAACGCCGCATCAAACGTCCGAGGATCACTTCCCGTAGAAAGGGATTCTGCCAGTCGTCCGGACGAGAAAAAACCTGCAGGACTTCGTCGGTATGGGAAACCGCATTCCGTTCCAACGCCCACCAGAGTAACAGGGGAATATGAGGGTCGTTCCGGAATTCACTTCGATCCAGGATCTGGCGAACCAGAGCGATACATTGTGTTGCAGGGAGCCGCTTGGCAGAACTGGCCAGCTGACTGATGACGGTCGGACTGGTATCAGTTTTGGCAATCGATAACAGTTTCTGCCAGTTTTCGTCAGAGACCTGTTTTGTGTCACCAATGAGCCGAATGGTCCAGGCCCTGATGTGGGGATCCTGATGTGTCAGCAGACTGCCTTCCTGTACCTGGTCAAACGCCCCCATCGCGTTTAAGGTCCAGAGCGCCTGCAATGCGAGTTTCTGATCATCTGAATTCTGTGACAATGTTCGGAGAGTATCGATGGCCTGTGCATCGCGGCGTTCGGAGAGCATGCGGCGTGCCCGTCTGACTTGCCATTCGTTACTGCTGCTTAACAGGTCGACCAGTTGGGAGCTGGAGAGGGAATGAGGGTCCACGTGTCGAACCGGTTTTGCAGATCGACTGCTGATCCGAAATACCCGCCCGTTGCTGCGATCCCAGGTCGCATCCGGATCAGGGTGCGCGGTTCGCTGGTCGTGCCAGTCGGCGATGTAGACTGCGCCGTCCGGGCCTTGTGTCGCATCGCTGGGGGCAAACCACGTATCGTTGGCCTGTAACAGGACGCCCCCATTTTCACTGCGGAACGTGGACTGGTCCGGTTGAGTGTGATGCCAGCGGACGGCATGGGCGAGTGTATCCACGGCGATATATTTATTGCGATAGAGCGAGGGGAACTGATCGCTTTGATACAAAAAGCCGCCGACCGTGACGTGGCCTCCCTGGAAGTTTTTGTGAGGCACATGCTGAAAATAACCCAGCGCAAACGGATTGTGCAGCTCTCCATGTTTGGCAAATGATTTTGCGTAGTAGGCTCCCTGCACACAATGTATCATCAGATAGCCGCCGTAGTTCGTTCCCGCGAGGAGATTGCCATACTGGTCGAAATCCAGCCCCCACATGTTGCCGCCCCCTTCCATGAACAGTTCGAATTTCCTGCTCACCGGATGATAGCGCCAGATGCCCTGCTCGAATTCAATCCCCCGGATGTGGGCGGTAATGTTGGTTCCCTGCGTGCCATACAGCCAGCCATCGGGTCCCCAGACCAGCGAATTGGCGACCGAACTGGTGTCTTCCATGCCAAAGCCTTTCAGCAGCACTTCCGGATCGCCGTCGGGAATATCATCCCGGTTGCGGTCCGGGTAGAAGAGCAGGTACGGCGTCTGCAGCACAAATACGCCGCCATGCCCAAAGGCAAAGCCGGACGCGATATTCAGATCGCTGATAAAATCTCTGGCTCTGTCGAACTGTCCGTCTCCGTTCGTATCTTCCAGAATCGTCAAACGATCCGCGCCTTTCGGTCCCGCCGGAGGAGGCTCGGGAATCCGATCATAGGTGGTACGCGAAAAGCGATCGACCTTAACCCGTTTCAATCCGGCGGGATTGGGATACTGCAGATATTGCAGCACCCAGAGCCGACCGCGATCATCAATGTCAATCGCCACCGGCTGACGGACTAAGGGCTCGGAAGCAACCAGCTCGACTTTGAAGCCCTCGGCAACCGTCATGCGCTGGACCGCTTCTTCGGGAGGAAAGCCCTGTGCAAGACAGTCAGCCTGCAGAGTCAAACAGACGAATAGCGTGATCACCGTCACTCTCGCCAGAAAGACAGTAGTCCTGTCCGTTACCGCTTCTACTCGCATCGTCTCTCCTTTTATCGGAGAACTGTGAAATCACAGGGAGTCTGTTACCCCGTACTATTGTCCAAATCTAGCGAGTGCTGTCAGGTGAAACTATCACATATTTCGTAAACGTCTTCACATTTTCCGTCACTTGCGAACCGCGCGGCGATAGCTGCCTGGAGTCTGTTTAAACTTGCGTTTGAATAAGGCAGCCAGGTAGTGCGGGTGATCGAAGCCGGTTTTGTAAGCAATTTCCGCGAGCGATAATTCCGTCTCTGCCAGTAACTGCTGCACACGTTCCAGTTGCACACGCAGGATCTCTTCTTTGGGGGTGCGGCCGATAAACTTTTTCATCCGCCGTTCCAGGCTGCTGCGGGAGATGGGAACTTCCGTCAGAATGTCTTCCACGGTAATTCTTTGATCCGCCCGATCGCGAATGAATCGCAGGGCCGTTGCCAGGTCCTGATCTTCCACCGCAACGATGTCGGTGGACTGGCGTTGTACCAACCGGGCCGGAGGAAACAGCTGGACTGGTTCAGGCTGCTCTCCCTGTTTCATCATCTGTTCCAGCAGGGAAGCCGCTTCGTAGCCGATGCGCTCAAAGCCGGCATCGATGCTGGTGAGCGGGGGTGAGGAGAGTTTGCAGATCAGATCATCATTATCCGAGCCGATGACAGCGACCTCATCGGGAACTTTCAGTCCGGCGATCTGACAAGCCTCGAGAACATGTTGCCCGCGGTCATCATAACAGGCCATGACTCCTGCGGGTTTAGGCAACGTCAACAACCATTCGGCGATCCCCTGTTGATCGTTTTCCCAGTGGCTGGCGTCCCAACGGTCATTTTTTTCTGGAAAGAGACTGCAAGAGCAGCCGGCTTGAGCGAGAAATTGTACAAACAGGTCACAGCGTTCATCCATGCGGGAATTCAAACCACGGGGCCAGCCACAAAACCCGAAATGGCGAATGCCCCGGTCGAGTAAATGTTCCGCCGCCAGTTGCGCAATTTTCTGATTGTCGGTAAACAGGCAGGGGAAGCCGAAACCTTCCCGGGTATAAGGCATGTCGATGACAGGCAGCCTGCGTTTGCGGAGGATGTCAGCCATCGGCTTGTGCGGAATGCGTGCGAGAACTCCATCGATGTGCGCTTTTTTCAGCCAGGCAGGCGCGGGCTGATCGGGCTTGTGCGAGCGGAAGATGACCGACCAGGAACCGATTTCGCGCTGGAAACGAATCATCCCATTGAGCAGTCCCCGCCCGTGCCCCGATGAGGTATCGATCAGTATGGCGACTCTCGACTGTTCCTGCATGATGTCTCCCCCCCGGCATGACACCAGTGCGCTATATCGTGTGTGGAATCTCTCTCCCTGTTGTACTTAAAATCGTACATGCATGCCAGCAAAGGGGCTGATAAAACAGGGGAGCGAAGTGTGTGAACTGTGGAATGTTCATCTGCGAGTGGTCGAGGCATTCGGGTAGAATCGGATGTGCATCGTGTGGTTCACAAGGTGCGCAGATTTTGCGTTCAGCCATATGGAATTGTCCCCCACCGGGGAATGATTAATTGAAAGGATTTTCCATGTTATCTCTGATTTCAAAATTTTCGATAATGGCGCGGGGAGGTCAAGAGGGATGAACAATAGAATGTGGCGATATGTTTTGATACGAGACCGATGCTGGTGTGAGCAGTGGCGGTGCCGGGACGAAGCTTTCCGAAGTGCGGCGACCCGCAGGCATACATCAGGAACGGGTGCTGATTTGAGAACTGCTTATCTGGAAAAAACAGGCTGTTTTACAGTGAGGATCAGGAACAAGTGGCTCGTGTTTCAGTGCACTGTAAACTGGTCACGCGCGCGACTCAGAACAGCGTTTATCGTCGTCGGCGCGCAGGCGTCAAGGGGAGTTTATTCAGTTTTTTCCGACAGGTGGCTGAAGTCGATGCGAAAGGAGCTGACAAACGGTCAAACTGGCTTTCGCGGTGAAAACCAGTTTGACCGTGGTGCAATCAGTCCGCTTTGGGGCCCAGATTTAATTCCAGATCTTTGAAGCGAACTTCCATGGGTCCGCCGGAATGAATCTGAAAGGCGATGATGCCGGTCTTGGCGCCCTGGGGATCGTTGAGGTCGGTACAGAGATTTCCGTTGAGGAAGGTGCGAATCTGTGAACCAACGGCGACGATACGGTACTCGTTCCATTCCCCTTCACGAACATAGGCTTCCCCCGAATCTTTAAACAGGAGACCACGACCATGTTCTTCATAAAGCTTCCCCCACCAGCCTTTCCCCGCGTCGGCCTGGTAACCTTTGACATGGCCGCCCGGCTCAAGACTGCTGCGGAATTGGATGCCGCTGTTGCCGGCGTTGGGGGTGAGTTTAACCTTGAGCTTCAACTCAAAATCGTTGACCTGCAGATCGCTGACCAGGAATTCATTCTGTTTAATGCCCGGCGAACGACCGACGATTTCGCCATTTTCAACCGACCAGAGCTGACTGTTTCCGGTCCAGCCAGACAGGTCCTGTCCGTTGAAAAAGAGTTTCAGATTATCGGGGGTGGCTTGCATCGGAACCTGTTGTGAACCAGCTAAGTACGCGACCAGCGAACGGACTTCCAGACGGCTCAACTGCTTCCAGAGATTGTCCGGCATCATTGATTTATCACTCAGGCTCATCTCATCGATTTCATCACGGGGGATGATGACCGTCTCATTCGCGGTCGCTACGGTGACCGCGTTCTTATCTTCCTGCTTGATGATGCCGGTCACAATTCGTCCCGACTCGGTGACAATGACCACGGGTTGATAGTCTTTCGCCATCACGGCACTTGGGTCGATCACATTGGAGAGCAGATAATCGAGGTTGGCCCGATTGGAACCGGTTAACTCAGGCCCGATCGCTTGCCCCGTGCCAAACAGTTTGTGACACTGCTGACAGGTCTTCGCAAAGACAGCGCGCCCCAGATTCAGATCGGGTGTCGGATGCGGTCGTTCGATCATGTTCTTGAAGCTGGCGATCTGTTTTTTCTTATCGGCGGCGGACTCGCGCACGATGCCCCAGACTTTGCCAATCTTTGCATTCAGACTTTGATCCTTGAGATTTCCCAGCTGACGAATGATTTCCGCGGAGAGATCTTTGGCAGCGATCTCTTTCGCTTCCACAGCCGCCACCAGCTGATGTGCATACTCACGCCGACTGGCCAGTGTATTGAGGGCATCCCGTTTTTCATTCAGATCGAACTGCGGATAGCGTTTGAGAATCTCAGACGCAGTATCGGCAGCAGAGTAACCCGCCAGCCCGCGTAAGGCTTCCCTTCGCATGGCCTGCTCATCCAGTAATGGAATCAGAATTGGCTGCAGCTCTTTATCTTTTGCTCCCAGTAAAGAAGTCAGTGCCGACCTGCGACCTTTCAGATCGTTCTTCTGAGCAGCCACGATTTCCCGTAACTGCTGCATTGCCGCCGGATCTCCGAAGGTCACTGCCAGCGCCAGAGACTCTGATTTCACGACCGGGTCTTTGCTGACAATCAGCTTTTCACCGACGGCCTTCCAGGGCTCCGGCATGGGGAATTGACGCCGTCCCCGTAGCGCACTGTTGATGGAATCGAGGAAGACCTTCTGTCGCGTTGCTGTTTCTGACAGCCCCAGTTGTTCCACCAGGAAAGCAACCGCCTCGGCTGTTCCGATATCGGCAATCCGACGCAGGGTATAGGATTTGATCAAAGGAATCTCTGAAGCATCAGTTAACTGAAACGCACGTTGTATATTATGAGGTGCTAACGGCTCGATTGCATACCAGTATAACAAAGGTAGATTGTGATCGCCCTGATCTTCCGGATGACTGACCAGACCCGCCAGGATGTCCCAGCGCTGATCCAGAGGCAGTCGATTGACGGCGGAACCCAGATACAACCGCACGACGGGAGAAGGATCGTCCTGCGCGAGTTCAGTCATTTTCGCGAGCAACGTATCAGATGGCGTTCCCGTTTCCAGAGCCAGCTGGATCACCCAGCCCCGCATGAATTCACTCGGGTCTTTCAAAGCCTGCATGACTTTGACTTCCGACAGACCGCCGGTCACATGCAGAGCCCATAGCGCGCGTAGCCGTCGTGTGACATCGTCATGCTGGAAAGCGATTTCTGCTAACTGGGCGTGGACTTCCGGATCGGGTCCCCGTTCCTGCAGAATGCGCCGAGACTGGCGGACGTACCAGTCGTTATCATGTAACTGCAACTTGACGAGTTCGGCTTTGGTCAGTTTCTGCAGATCGACTTTGACCGGCTTGGCATTGTTGTAAGCGACCCTGAAAATACGACCGTTCGAGCGATCATGTTTCTGAAACTCACGATGATGACACTGATTCGTATCGTACCAGTCGATAAAATAAACCTGCCCGTCCGGTCCGTATCGCAAGTAAAGAATCTGTGAGGAACGATCGTTGGCGAACAGGAAATCGGGAGCGAAATTCCCTTCATAGCCCGAGCCTTTTCGCGCCAGTTGATCCTGATTCAAACGGGCGCCGTGAATGTTATTCATGAACAACTGATTGCGATACTTTTCAGGCCAGCTTCCTCCCAGATAAATCATCGCGCCGGCATGCGCGTGGCCGCCTCCGACCAGATCGGAAGCCACCCGGTCCGACTGGTTCCATTGACCGCCGGTCCAGTGCCTGTGCTTCGCGATGGTCTTGATGTCATCGTAGGTATAAGGATTAAAGTGCTGTCCCGCCTGTCGACGATAGCGGGCGTTCTGAACGATATGAAACAAATGAGGAATCACGCAGCAGGTCAGGAAGCACTGCCCCTGATCGTTGAAGTCCACGCCCCAGGGATTACTGGTTCCATGAGCGAAGACTTCGAATTCGTGGCGGGTAGGATGATACCGCCAGATTCCGGCGTTGATGGGCTGCCGCTTTTCATCAGGTGTGCCGGGCTTCCCGACTCGGGAATGAGTAAACACGCCATGACATCCGTAGAGCCAGCCGTCGGGGCCCCAGATGAATGAGTTCAGCGTTTCGTGCGTGTCTTCATAATGCCAGCCATCCAGCAGAATCTGCGGTTCGGAATCGGGTTTGTCATCGCCATTCTTATCAGAAATGAAGAGCAGATACGGGGCCTGCCCCACCCAGACGCCACCAAAGCCGACTTCCAGGCCGCTGACCAGATTGAGTTTGTCCTGAAATATTTTGCGGGTCTCGAATTTGCCGTCGGCGTCTTTGTCTTCGAAGATCAGAATCCGGTCCTTTCCCTGCCCTTCCGGCTGTTTGCTGGGATAGGCGTACGATTCGGCGACCCAGAGACGCCCGCGATCGTCAATCGTCATGGCGATCGGCTGCTGCACATCGGGTTCGGCAGCGATGAGAGATACAGAAAACCCTTCAGGGACTGTCATCACTTCAGCCGCTTTAGCGCCCTGCAGACCATCGTATTTCTGCGTATGATCCTGTTTGGGAGCATCACTGTTGGCTACATCCAGTGACGCGGGTTTCTGATCGTGAAAGCGAAAATGATCGAAGTTAATGTGCCCCCAGCCGCCCCGATGCTGATCGACCAGTCGGATGAAGATTTCCTTGCCCTGGTACTTGGAAAGATCGACCAGCGTCTGATGCATGGCTTCGTTGTTGCGACCACTGGCTTTGGCTATCACTTTGCCGGTGGCATGGTCTACGATTTCCACTCGCGTGGAATCATGCTTCCCACCACCGACATAGAAGGTGGCATAAGGATGATCGACTTTTATCGTCGCTGAGGTCAACGTTCCCACCGGCTTGTCTTGCAGAAATTCGAATGTCCCGATCCAGAACTGTCCCTGATGATTGCTGCGCATGTCCGTACGACGGGCCTGTACCATATCGTCTTTCGCTGGCTGGGACTGAAACGCTGCGCCGTCAGAAATCCAGTCATTCAGGTTTCCCAGTTCGAAGTCAACGTTCAGTCGTTTTCCTTCGGGGTTGGTAGCATAAAACTCACCCGATTTGAGCTCGTTTTTCACAGAGACTTTCTGAGGCACAAATTTTTTCGGTTGTGCTTTTTTCCAGGTAGCTTCGTCTACTTTTTCTATTTTGTGAAGCAGGACATACGCGCCAGATTTATTCCCGACCACCAGATCAGGCAGCTTGTCGCCATTGAGATCGCCGGCAACAACCTGCGTACCAACACCAGACTTATCATTGATCTGGAAAGGGAGGAAATCAACGCCCGACTTGGTGCGCACCGTTTTGAACCAGTAATTCACGGGTGGTTGTTTGGCTCCCGGATCGTGCCCCTGGTGCGCCCAGAATCGTTTGCCGGTGACGATGTCTTTGATTCCATCGCCGTCCATATCCACCAGATCGACGGCGTGTAGCTGGGAGAATACCACGCCATATTCGTTCTCTTCCGGTTTGCTGCCCATGATGCGATGTTCGACGAATGTGATATCGTCGCCATCCTTTACATTTTCGAACCACGCGAGCCCGTAGGCGTGGGCCGCTTTGCTGGTAATGACATCCTGATCCCCATCGCCGTCAACATCGTAGGCATACATCTGGGAGCCGCCGGCTCCTGTAAACTTGAAGGGGTGCCGCGTCCAGAAACCGGGTTTGCTGATTTGCGACGGCTGTTCCCACCAGCCATTCTTCTCAAGGATATCCGCGCGGCCATCGCCGTTAACATCACCGACTCCCAGTCCGTGAGTGAAACGACCATATTTGAGATTGGGAGAAATCGCATGAAACTCCCAGGGCGCGGTCGGATCTTTCCCCGGGCCGGCGTACCCGAGTTGGCCTCCGGTATGAAAGACCAGCTCTGGTTCCCCATCCCCGGTCAAGTCGGTATAGGTGGGCGATTCATTATCGACGACGGGATGTGCCAGATGCTTTTTCCAGTGCCCCTGTTTGTTCTGCGGGTTCGCGTACCAGAATGCTTCTTTTCCGGGGAAACCAATGATCACAATATCGGGCCACTTATCTTTGTTGATATCGTGAGTGAACGCGAAAAAGTTATCGGAATAGCCGTTGATACTCCATTCCTTGACCGGATAGTATTCATGCCGTTTCTGAAATCCGGGCCCCTCGTACCAGTAGGGTCCCGAGATGACATCTGCTTTTCCATCCTGATTGAGATCGGCGAACGTCGCTCCTTCTGCATAGAATTTGTCCCCCAGTTGCTTGCGTTCAAACTGATGGACAATGAACTGTTCGGCGGCAGAGAGCGGCGCTGCAGATAAGAGCAGGCACAACAGAAACAGGGAGTAACGAGCCATAACGATTCCCCTCGGAAAGATAAATCAGATAAAAATGGATTCATGAAGCATTTTAATAAAACGCAAAATTCAGAGCATTGTCTATTCCAGCGTGAATGCAGGCAGCGGCTTGAGCTCACCTCCCGCGACCGCCGACTCATGTGCCAGAATTCCGACACAAGTCCAGTTGGCGGACAATGGTGCGTTCGGCCAGGGATCAGAACCTTCGACCAGCGAGTTCAAAAACGCATTTACCAGATGTGGGTGTGAGCCACCATGCCCGGCGCCCTGCAGAAACGAGAGATGCTCGGCGTCGTGAATCGCCCGGGTAAACTTCTGAATCTCAGGCGGCAGCAGGTGCGCATAATCGGGAATTTCGACCCGCTCGGGGATTTCCGGTTCTGGTTTCTTCGCTGTATGCAGCACCGGGTTCTCCCCTTCGATTAAAGGCCACTCGAATGATTTCTTCGTGCCATAAACGTCAACGGATTCGCGATACTGTCTGGCGGTATCAAACAGGAACCGCCAGATGTGGGCTGCGATGTCGGAATCTTTAATCTTGATGTGGCAGGTCTCGACGGCGAATCGGTTCCCTGATTTCTCAGCGATCTCATCGTTCACCGTGCCGGAACCGAAGCAGCTGATATATTCAGCACGGCCATTCACCATTCCTAAGACCGGGCTGACGACATGTGTCGCGTAATGCATGGGAATCATTCGTTCCCAGTAATCCGGCCAGCCTTCCATGTCCTGCGGGTGACTGGCTTGCATGTATTGAATTTTTCCCAGTTCTCCTGTGTCGTACATTTCCTTGATGAATAAAAACTCGCGGCTGTAGACCACGGTTTCCATCATCATATATTTCAGACCGGTCTCTTTGACCGTCTTGACAATTTCTTCACACTCGGCCACCGTCGTCGCCATCGGAACCGTGCAGGCAACATGCTTACCGGCTTTTAACGCTTTGATGGACTGCGGTGCGTGATCGGGGATCGGCGTATTAATATGGACGGCATCCACGTTGGGATCCGCCAGCAGTTCGTCAAACGATGTGAACCGCTTCTCGATTCCGAATGTATCGCCGATATGATTCAGATGCGTTTCGGACCGCTGACAGATCGCATACATATTGGCATGTGGATGTGCCTGATAGATGGGAATGAATTCGGCTCCGAAGCCGAGACCGACAATCGCAACATTCATCTGTTTCTCACTCATGACAATCCTTCAACGCTGCAGGAGACGTTTCTGTCCGGACGGATCCTGTTCACAACGGAGCCGTACCCATTTTCTTTATTGTAAAACAGGACCGACCAGTTACCATGTAAACTTGCGCAGAATAAATTGAGATATTTTACCGTATTGAAATCAGCCTGATTCCACATTTACAGGCACTGTTTTTCATTTCTTAAATCGGCACACAGGATTTCCTTAAGAATATTACGTTCAGCAGAATAGTCGTTTCCTTACAATGCAGATTCCCGAATTCATGAAATCACGCCCTTCGATTGCCCTGTTGATTGAATCGTCTAACTCTTACGCCCGGGGGCTGTTGCGGGGAATCATGTCTTATATTCATGAGCATCATTCCTGGTCGATCTATCTGCCCGAACATGGTAGAGGTAACGTTCCGGTCAACTGGCTCAACAACTGGCACGGGGACGGAATTATCGCCCGGATTGAGAACACAAAGATCGCGGAAGCGGTTGTGAATTCGGGAGTCCCAGCCGTAGATGTGAGCGCCGCCCGTCTGGCACCTTCACTTCCCTGGGTGGAGACCGATGATCGCGCGATTGCTTCGCTGGCGGCACAACATCTGATCGATCGCGGATTTCAGCACTATGCATTTTGTGGCGATCATCGTTTCAACTGGTCCCGCTGGCGGGAAGCACATTTTCAGGAATGCATTCAGACAGCAAGTTTACACTGTCACACGTATCCTCAGACGAGGGGCAGAAAACAGTCACCTCCCTGGGAAGCCGAACAGAAACGACTGGCAGACTGGATTCGTGCGCTTCCCAAACCGGTGGGGGGTGATGGCCTGTTACGATATTAAAGCGCAGCAACTGCTCGACGTCTGCCGCACGATCAATGTGGCTGTGCCCGAAGAAGTCGCCATCATCGGCGTGGACAATGATGAAATCCTCTGCAATCTTTCCGAGCCCCCGCTCTCCAGTGTGATCCCCAATACACGGCTGACCGGCTACGAAGCGGCTGCCCTGTTAGATCGGATGATTGCGGGAGAGTCGGTTTCCTCGGAAGCGCAGTTAATAAAACCGCTGGGCATCGCCACGCGTCAATCTACAGATATTCAGGCCATCGATGATAAACTGATTTCCGATGCCGTCCGTTTCATCCGCCAGCAGGCCTGCGACGGCATTAATGTCCAGGACGTTTTGAAATCGGTACCTCTCTCCCGGCGCGTGCTGGAAAGCCGCTTCCAAAAAATCATCGGCCGCTCTCCTCACGAA
The sequence above is a segment of the Gimesia algae genome. Coding sequences within it:
- a CDS encoding AraC family transcriptional regulator, with product MLRRGAENSHLPGKPNRNDWQTGFVRFPNRWGVMACYDIKAQQLLDVCRTINVAVPEEVAIIGVDNDEILCNLSEPPLSSVIPNTRLTGYEAAALLDRMIAGESVSSEAQLIKPLGIATRQSTDIQAIDDKLISDAVRFIRQQACDGINVQDVLKSVPLSRRVLESRFQKIIGRSPHEEIMRIRLDRVKQLLEETELSLIEIAARTGFRHAEYLNVAFKKQTGSTPGIFRRDQKWTR
- a CDS encoding PVC-type heme-binding CxxCH protein produces the protein MARYSLFLLCLLLSAAPLSAAEQFIVHQFERKQLGDKFYAEGATFADLNQDGKADVISGPYWYEGPGFQKRHEYYPVKEWSINGYSDNFFAFTHDINKDKWPDIVIIGFPGKEAFWYANPQNKQGHWKKHLAHPVVDNESPTYTDLTGDGEPELVFHTGGQLGYAGPGKDPTAPWEFHAISPNLKYGRFTHGLGVGDVNGDGRADILEKNGWWEQPSQISKPGFWTRHPFKFTGAGGSQMYAYDVDGDGDQDVITSKAAHAYGLAWFENVKDGDDITFVEHRIMGSKPEENEYGVVFSQLHAVDLVDMDGDGIKDIVTGKRFWAHQGHDPGAKQPPVNYWFKTVRTKSGVDFLPFQINDKSGVGTQVVAGDLNGDKLPDLVVGNKSGAYVLLHKIEKVDEATWKKAQPKKFVPQKVSVKNELKSGEFYATNPEGKRLNVDFELGNLNDWISDGAAFQSQPAKDDMVQARRTDMRSNHQGQFWIGTFEFLQDKPVGTLTSATIKVDHPYATFYVGGGKHDSTRVEIVDHATGKVIAKASGRNNEAMHQTLVDLSKYQGKEIFIRLVDQHRGGWGHINFDHFRFHDQKPASLDVANSDAPKQDHTQKYDGLQGAKAAEVMTVPEGFSVSLIAAEPDVQQPIAMTIDDRGRLWVAESYAYPSKQPEGQGKDRILIFEDKDADGKFETRKIFQDKLNLVSGLEVGFGGVWVGQAPYLLFISDKNGDDKPDSEPQILLDGWHYEDTHETLNSFIWGPDGWLYGCHGVFTHSRVGKPGTPDEKRQPINAGIWRYHPTRHEFEVFAHGTSNPWGVDFNDQGQCFLTCCVIPHLFHIVQNARYRRQAGQHFNPYTYDDIKTIAKHRHWTGGQWNQSDRVASDLVGGGHAHAGAMIYLGGSWPEKYRNQLFMNNIHGARLNQDQLARKGSGYEGNFAPDFLFANDRSSQILYLRYGPDGQVYFIDWYDTNQCHHREFQKHDRSNGRIFRVAYNNAKPVKVDLQKLTKAELVKLQLHDNDWYVRQSRRILQERGPDPEVHAQLAEIAFQHDDVTRRLRALWALHVTGGLSEVKVMQALKDPSEFMRGWVIQLALETGTPSDTLLAKMTELAQDDPSPVVRLYLGSAVNRLPLDQRWDILAGLVSHPEDQGDHNLPLLYWYAIEPLAPHNIQRAFQLTDASEIPLIKSYTLRRIADIGTAEAVAFLVEQLGLSETATRQKVFLDSINSALRGRRQFPMPEPWKAVGEKLIVSKDPVVKSESLALAVTFGDPAAMQQLREIVAAQKNDLKGRRSALTSLLGAKDKELQPILIPLLDEQAMRREALRGLAGYSAADTASEILKRYPQFDLNEKRDALNTLASRREYAHQLVAAVEAKEIAAKDLSAEIIRQLGNLKDQSLNAKIGKVWGIVRESAADKKKQIASFKNMIERPHPTPDLNLGRAVFAKTCQQCHKLFGTGQAIGPELTGSNRANLDYLLSNVIDPSAVMAKDYQPVVIVTESGRIVTGIIKQEDKNAVTVATANETVIIPRDEIDEMSLSDKSMMPDNLWKQLSRLEVRSLVAYLAGSQQVPMQATPDNLKLFFNGQDLSGWTGNSQLWSVENGEIVGRSPGIKQNEFLVSDLQVNDFELKLKVKLTPNAGNSGIQFRSSLEPGGHVKGYQADAGKGWWGKLYEEHGRGLLFKDSGEAYVREGEWNEYRIVAVGSQIRTFLNGNLCTDLNDPQGAKTGIIAFQIHSGGPMEVRFKDLELNLGPKAD
- a CDS encoding Gfo/Idh/MocA family protein, with protein sequence MSEKQMNVAIVGLGFGAEFIPIYQAHPHANMYAICQRSETHLNHIGDTFGIEKRFTSFDELLADPNVDAVHINTPIPDHAPQSIKALKAGKHVACTVPMATTVAECEEIVKTVKETGLKYMMMETVVYSREFLFIKEMYDTGELGKIQYMQASHPQDMEGWPDYWERMIPMHYATHVVSPVLGMVNGRAEYISCFGSGTVNDEIAEKSGNRFAVETCHIKIKDSDIAAHIWRFLFDTARQYRESVDVYGTKKSFEWPLIEGENPVLHTAKKPEPEIPERVEIPDYAHLLPPEIQKFTRAIHDAEHLSFLQGAGHGGSHPHLVNAFLNSLVEGSDPWPNAPLSANWTCVGILAHESAVAGGELKPLPAFTLE
- a CDS encoding substrate-binding domain-containing protein, producing MKSRPSIALLIESSNSYARGLLRGIMSYIHEHHSWSIYLPEHGRGNVPVNWLNNWHGDGIIARIENTKIAEAVVNSGVPAVDVSAARLAPSLPWVETDDRAIASLAAQHLIDRGFQHYAFCGDHRFNWSRWREAHFQECIQTASLHCHTYPQTRGRKQSPPWEAEQKRLADWIRALPKPVGGDGLLRY